Proteins encoded within one genomic window of Cucumis sativus cultivar 9930 chromosome 3, Cucumber_9930_V3, whole genome shotgun sequence:
- the LOC101203743 gene encoding HMG-Y-related protein A isoform X1, with protein MATQEVNKPPSLPPYPEISLLQRDNKPYKFIIKMIFRAIEALNSDNGSNKSTISKYIESTYGNLPTGHSSLLTHHLNMMKASGDLVFWKNNYMKRDPTAPPRRGRGRPPKSKSPLPLSSVISSPKPRGRPPKDPNAPPKPPKPVQMKVSSGTGKPRGRPRKFPQSASTPAPPAPSGRPRGRPPKVKATLTEVSVQQ; from the exons atggCGACTCAAGAGGTTAATAAACCTCCATCACTCCCTCCTTACCCTGAG ATCTCTTTACTTCAAAGAGATAACAAACCATACAAGTTTATTATAAAG ATGATATTTAGGGCTATTGAAGCGTTGAATAGTGACAATGGCTCAAACAAGTCCACGATATCAAAATACATTGAATCGACATATGGGAACTTGCCAACTGGGCACTCATCTTTGCTCACACACCATTTGAACATGATGAAAGCGAGTGGGGACCTTGTGTTTTGGAAGAACAACTACATGAAGAGGGATCCTACGGCACCACCCCGACGAGGCCGAGGCAGGCCTCCCAAATCGAAGAGCCCTCTTCCACTCAGTTCTGTGATATCCTCACCAAAGCCAAGAGGGCGACCGCCTAAGGACCCCAATGCACCTCCAAAACCACCAAAGCCAGTGCAGATGAAGGTATCTTCTGGGACTGGAAAACCAAGAGGAAGACCAAGGAAATTCCCCCAGTCAGCATCCACGCCAGCTCCTCCGGCACCAAGTGGGAGGCCCAGAGGTCGACCTCCTAAGGTGAAGGCTACATTGACTGAAGTTAGTGTTCAACAATAG
- the LOC101203743 gene encoding HMG-Y-related protein A isoform X2, producing the protein MATQEVNKPPSLPPYPEMIFRAIEALNSDNGSNKSTISKYIESTYGNLPTGHSSLLTHHLNMMKASGDLVFWKNNYMKRDPTAPPRRGRGRPPKSKSPLPLSSVISSPKPRGRPPKDPNAPPKPPKPVQMKVSSGTGKPRGRPRKFPQSASTPAPPAPSGRPRGRPPKVKATLTEVSVQQ; encoded by the exons atggCGACTCAAGAGGTTAATAAACCTCCATCACTCCCTCCTTACCCTGAG ATGATATTTAGGGCTATTGAAGCGTTGAATAGTGACAATGGCTCAAACAAGTCCACGATATCAAAATACATTGAATCGACATATGGGAACTTGCCAACTGGGCACTCATCTTTGCTCACACACCATTTGAACATGATGAAAGCGAGTGGGGACCTTGTGTTTTGGAAGAACAACTACATGAAGAGGGATCCTACGGCACCACCCCGACGAGGCCGAGGCAGGCCTCCCAAATCGAAGAGCCCTCTTCCACTCAGTTCTGTGATATCCTCACCAAAGCCAAGAGGGCGACCGCCTAAGGACCCCAATGCACCTCCAAAACCACCAAAGCCAGTGCAGATGAAGGTATCTTCTGGGACTGGAAAACCAAGAGGAAGACCAAGGAAATTCCCCCAGTCAGCATCCACGCCAGCTCCTCCGGCACCAAGTGGGAGGCCCAGAGGTCGACCTCCTAAGGTGAAGGCTACATTGACTGAAGTTAGTGTTCAACAATAG